The DNA window tttctcaAACTTGGACTTCACTGCCGTTATTGAggtctgtattaaaaacaactaTCCAGAGAAAAACGTTTATGATTCCGATGAAAACATCCTCCTTAAACCCAcagtaaagaaaatgttatgtttatttatttctaaaactaCTGACTCACTTCCAGGTGATTGTGTACGACCACGGACAGGTGATTGAAGACCCCTCCCTCACTGGCAGGGTGGGTTTTACAGGTATTATGACCTTCCTTTAATCCAGTTGTTATGTTTggtaatttaaaaatacatgacaGCTTGTGTTTTGCATGTACATTTCTCCTCTTATGCTGCAGGAATCCCCTGGAGTGCAGATATTGTCCTGAACGACACACGAGTATCAGACGCTGGTGTTTACCGCTGCATGGTCAATAACCCACCAGAGGCAGCAGCTCCTGGCATAGGAGAGCTGGTGCTCAGTGTTCTGGGTAAGTTACTGAGACTAAAGGATTGTTCAACATGTATTATTTGAGTTGGATACACATTTGGTGCACATCCACACCTGCCGTTGCTGCTGTCTATTCTCTGGAGCATCCACACTGGTTGATATAATCAAGGATTGTAATCATGGGCAGTGTAGTTTTCCACTTGTCTCCACACTGTCAGATTTATCGCCATGAAACTTTGTCCAGATATTTATCAAACCTccatttgtaaatattgttCTGTTAATTTAACAGTGAAATGTTTCAGTCCCAGAGAAATAACCGTAACATCAACTCAAACAGCTTGATATtatggggtgtgtgtgttaagtgtctgtgtgcttccgtctgtccatctctccatctatctatctatctatctatctatctatctatctatctatctatctatcaaacATCAAATACCAAATTAGTAAATAATCATCAGTCTAATTTTCTCTGTAGAGAAACACAGCAGCTATTTTTGTAATAGAAAAACAATGAtctaaacaaatatttaatttcaggtGGAACATTAACCAAGAAATATTcctgaaaaaagaaactaagaagaagaaacacTAAAGTCTGTTAGAGCTCCACTGCATTAAATCCTTTCAGGAAAATAATCTGATTAATCTTTGCAGAGCCGCCCTCTCTGCCCATGTGCCAGTGGGACGGAGACATCGATATTGGAGGAAGCGTCACGCTGACCTGCTCTGTGGCAGAGGGCGTCCCCACTCCTGAGATCCACTGGGATAAACTGAACCCAGAGGAAATCTCACTGCCAATCAACATGGAGGGTCtgtgccccacacacacacacacacacacacacacacacacacacacacacacacacacacacacacacacacacacacacacaaaacattgaggGGATGGatacagatgttttaaaaataatgcaGAGGACTTGAAGCTTGATTTTATTAGTGTGAGGAAAATCTGTGCTGGATTTTATGCTTTTATGCTGTGTGAGCTTTTCAGTGAAAAACTAAAAGTAGATTCAATGTTGATTAAAAGTTTTCACCCCCCCAATAGACAATGAAACATGGAGCTACAAAAATATTCATAGagtatatttaaaaagtgagtATTTTAAAGAGACTGGTAAAGTTGTAATCCAATATTTTAGCTGGAAGAGTCAGAGGGGATGTGTTAAAGtaaaaatcagatttttatttatgtttgggtTAAGAtggaaaaaattacaaaaagcaGGATTCTTCATTTcccattataaatatataacccTCTCACCCGTTCAGTGTCATGTGACTCTCTCTCCTCAGGGGATCTGTCAGGCTCCGTCCAAATCATCAACGTGTCCTCTCAGACGTCCGGCCTGTACCGCTGCTCTGCCACCAACCTCCTGGGAACAGAGAACTGCTACGTCAATCTGTCCATCTACAGCCGTGAGTTCACCCGTCATCCTTCTCACTGCAgccaaataaatgtttatgttttcattcctcaAACCCTTGTGGTCgtcttcctcctgcagccccTGAGAGGTCCTCTGGCATCCTGCAGGGCGTGCTGCTGACCTTGTCCATGAGCCTGGTGCTGCTGGCGCTGCTGGTGCTCATGATGTGGCTCCATCGCACGGGGCAGGatgggaggtggagggaggggaaagaagaagatgaggagtACAACGAGATACGATACACACCGTCACTGATGAAGCGCTCGTTTGTTTGATTTCTCAACCTgaacaggaatttaaaaaaagaaaaagttccaACACAGGTATCAAACAAAGGACTGTCAGGACTCTTTGTTTCATGTAGATAATGGATTTTTACAGCCTGGCTGAGTATTTCTGTACAGCATCATGGATTCTGAATAAATGCCCTGGTTCTGAGAGGTGTGGTATTTCAGTCACAAAACGATCGACACTTGCACACACAATATTTTCCCAGATTCCCTAAACATTAGGAGGCCACTAAACCTGCATCCTTCCCTTTATCAGCTGTTTGTTCTAACACCTTAAATAAAACCTCGTCATTAACTTTGAGTTCCTTAACGcttcaaactgaaaaaacactttcaaacaTCTTCAGTGTTTGATCAATtgatctttttctcttttgaccAGGAATCAAACACCAACATGAATTTGATCTTtgaacaagcaaaaaaaaatctcacctTACGAACCCGTCACACTACAAATCCAAACTCCAGACGTGGATGTGAATGAGCGTcgtgctgcagagaaagagctCATTGTTGAGAGCTAAGAGTCCTCGggtcagagagaaaagcagaggtCTGCAGaaatcatttccttttttaaaggtccagtgtgtaacatttaggtgaaagggaactattggcagaaatttaatgtagaactaaattatatgaattgtagttttctttaccccagaaaaggccctttatatttaaatacttcatatttacatctagGGGTGGCCATGtcttttacattagtccagactggacaaacttaacaccttttcagtttttattaaaagctgccacaggttcttcttcatgtttggaaggggagggtgaggtgaggggtgttgcAACATGagatttcaacactagatatcacaacattctacacactgtacctctaAGAGAACTGACTCCACACGGTCTTCATCATCAAAAGCTGATGTCATAATGGAACCTGACCACCGGTGGTTCAGTGTGTTGTGCTCGTAGCAGATGATTAATAAATGAGCTGCTAACCTCaggcagagaagagggaggggcTAGAGGTCTGTAAATTGTCAACTGTCATTACATTTGgggtcagacagacagagttaAAAGATCTTCCTTTCATATATGTcagtttataaaaacatttaagcTAGCTGCCTTGAGGACTTATGTGGTAACATATTTAAATcactaataaaaatgtatagatcaaagtttatttgtatcaacaatattcacaaatgaaaatgaccGTAATTGGGCTTAATAGGTTGCAACAATCCTCTGTCTTTAACTCTCAACTTCAAAACTACCCAAAAAAAGCTAATGAAGGAGGGTGGAGAAGGTTAATTTACTCAGACGACAAGTTCATTTACACTTTCGGGCTATTAAGCAGCTTAATTGTGTTACTGATCAACAGCAAACTGCTACGACTGTATCACTTGACTCGAGTATAAATGAATGTATCATCAAATCAAGTACAAATTCAGAACTAAAGATCCCTCACAGAAAACCACCAGgacaaagtaaaaatgaaaataaaatcactcagagcagctgatttgcaaacagacacaaaaacctttaatttaaataggaagaagaagaaaaaaaaaaaaatcacataaaaaacTGTACAGAACATTTAACATTGACTTAAAGTTCTTAAATAAAAGACCCCCCTCCCAAAAATATAGCTAAAAtaccaaaacaataacaaagtgGGATGGTGTGATACTTTTTGTGCAAAAGAAGTTTGAAACGATTCTTCCCAAACTGCACATTTTACTGTGAAGTTTCTGTctccactgctcagctctgccCTCTGATGGGTAAACACAGGAGTCCCTCCCCTGAACCTCAACATAGTGTCTTCAATGTAAAAGAACCCAAaatccaataataataaaatagatttatattttaaatatatatttatatacgaAACATGCTGTACAGAATTTCAGAGATAATAAATCCCTTTTTATTAACACCCAGGTTTGTCCGTTAACTTGTGCTTTCCTCGCTCCCAGCAAAGTAAAaatcatcataaaaaaaaaaaaaaactatcttAACTCCCTTGGATACAAGATgaatgaggagaagagaaaaacagaaaacagcactGATCACAAAGTCTGTTTTTCCTGAGTCGAGGAAGTTACTAACGTGTTTCGAGTGGGATGGCGACGCACCTTTCGTCTGTTGCAGCGTCTTCACAGCCAGGACTGACAGAAATGTCAAGGCTGcggaaattttttttttaaaaagggggtGAACAAAAAAACTCTTTGTACTGTTTGTGTCCCTTATTCAGATCcaagcagagaaagagggaataAGGACAGAGTGATTGAACAGCATGCAGTGTGTGGAACGTTCTTTAACCCAGAGAGAATAAAACTATCTTCTGTTTACATTAGCATGACCCAGTATTCAACGTATGGGtcacacattttttctttttaaatccccCTTTCAGTTTTCTCCCTTTGGACAAATGGTCTTCCCGCAGAAAAAGTCGATCTCTTTCCCGTTACAGACCCTGAGAACGCTGGCCAGCTTTCAAGTTTCCTACAGGGGAACGCGGGTGGTTTTCTGATACGCAGATTAACACTATGGCACCAGGGCGCTTCTGAGTCTTGCTGCAGACAACTGGGCACAAAGCCACAGGAGCTGGGGAAACGCTTCGGGTCAAACAGATTGAACTGCCAGCGTCGTCTTTCTGCTGCATGATGTACTTcaacactgttttcatttgcttttcaCAGTGATGGAACAAAGAGTGCACGAGTGGGAAAGAAACCAACCTAAAGTGACTTCTCAGGGATACTTCCAGTTCTActacatgtgtaaaaaaaaaaaaaaaaaaaaagactcggCTATCGGTGAgatgatacagatgtgatgacACCAAACAAattgagagaggggtgggggggtacaGTCGACAGAAGGCAGAGGTCCAACTCGATATAATCAGCACACCATATAGACAAACCCCGTTAAAGATATCTGTAAGACaatattaaacaaataaatattccaCCTTTGCTTTTCAGTATTTATTCAGCTTTTGTCTATTTCCAACTAAAACGCTGGATTTAACTGTGGGAGGAACAGTAGTAGTGGGTATATTAGCAGTAGCAGGAGATGCAGAAGCAGTAGTATAGTAACGTGAGGGGCCGTATTGCAGGCAAAGAAAACAGAGCTCCCCACACAGAGCGGCCTGGATCCCTGCTGTTGAGAAAGTCATGAGCTGACTGGATCTGATCGgagaggagttttttttcttttctttttttttttttaatcgagAAACCAAACTCAGTGCCTCTTAAACACAGAGGAACTTGTGATTCTtcaagtaaaaacaataaaaaggacATTCCActcaccaaaacaaaaaaggctTTATGTTTCTAACACTCTGTAGGTTTGTGATCAACACATTCACCCTCCACTCCACCTGATCCAGGGACACCTGCTCTCTCCAACATTGTCCTACATCTTTGTGACACTTGTCAGATTCAGGCCTCATACATTGTAAACTGGTGGTGTAGCATGTGCTGGCTGGGATGaaagaggttttctttttttaaatcccaccTGAAACTTGCTCGGTGACAGAACGTGTTGAGTATTGATGTTGTCAGGCACCTCTGTGGGAAACAGGCCAGAGGACAGAGATAACACTTTGGTGGGATgcgtcttttttcttttcttgttgagTATGTATGATGTGCACAGGAGAATAAGTGGAGCCTGTTGAAACTGTTCAATATGtattaataaatattattatttcttcacctgcacacacagcgACATACTGgtcctttttgttttgattggttatgcaaaaaagacaaaaataaccCTGCTGGTTCAAATGTCAAGTGAGAGAAAGTCAGAGGTGATCCTCTGTTCTccagtataaaaaataaacaatccTCAAGCAAAAAAATCCCTTTTAATTGCACTGGTCTTTCTGGGCTGTCACTACCAACCCAAAGGTTGTCCATAGAGACACGGAGTGCCTTtatctggaaaaacaaaagttaCCAGTGAGCTCATCATCGGGCCTTATGAGTCTCGATGAAAGCTGATTTTGGCTGAAATCATTTCATGATCTGACGTGAGTCAGCTCAGCACTCTATTAAATCTGACTCCTTTGGCTCCTTTGGAGGATAGGGGTGATGTGTATAGAACCAAATCCATCCAGTATTGCAGAGCGCCACTGCATTACAGGATCTGAGTCACTTAAACATGGGGATGATGGAATGAGTGCAGAAGGCTGGAATGAGTCCT is part of the Paralichthys olivaceus isolate ysfri-2021 chromosome 15, ASM2471397v2, whole genome shotgun sequence genome and encodes:
- the LOC109628532 gene encoding immunoglobulin superfamily member 11, with product MGSCGGWMLWTLCASFTALETAALRVTMREESVEVVRGDFVVLPCSFFTSSPLSRLNIIWTLAPFSSPETPIQVIVYDHGQVIEDPSLTGRVGFTGIPWSADIVLNDTRVSDAGVYRCMVNNPPEAAAPGIGELVLSVLEPPSLPMCQWDGDIDIGGSVTLTCSVAEGVPTPEIHWDKLNPEEISLPINMEGDLSGSVQIINVSSQTSGLYRCSATNLLGTENCYVNLSIYSPPERSSGILQGVLLTLSMSLVLLALLVLMMWLHRTGQDGRWREGKEEDEEYNEIRYTPSLMKRSFV